The DNA segment CGCATCCCGATTCCCACCACAAACACCGAGGTCACGTAGTAGGCAAACAGCGCCACCCCCAGATACACCCCGAACTGCAGATAGTTCAGTGCCGAGTTGGCCACAAACGGCTCGAACCGCCGCCACCCCAGCGCCACCACATGCAGCGACGGCACCACACACAGCCCGAACGCCGCCGCATAGAAAAAATAGAACACAATCGTCAGTACCATCTGCATCGGCAGTGATCGCACCAGCCGCACCAGCACCGCATTCACATTTGTCAGCACCCGCTACTCCTCGACAGCCTCAAGATCCTCGCCGCGCCGGATAATCCCCTCCAGCACATCCCGGCCCTGCAGTACATCGTAGCCCGTCCGTGCCAGCGGCCCCGCCAGGGGAACCTTTGCAGACCCCGGCATCGCAACCGTACACTGCACCGCCTGTTCCGGCTCCAGTGTAACCTCTGCAGCCCGCTCAGCGCCAGTTTTTTTCTGGATAAAGATCGACACGCACACAGCGGCATTGTACCCGCACAGCCGCAGCTCCAGCTGCATGGCCTCCTCCCCGCCAGACTGCCGGGGCGCTCGTGCATACCGGACCAGCAGTCGGCCGGCCCCGCCGTGTTCGGCCGTGCCGATGGCATAGCCCGCCTGGTACTCCCGCCACGTTGTTGGCGCCCCGAGGTACAGCGCAACCCGCCCGTGCAGCAGATCCGGCCGCATCCCGGCATAGTCCTGATAGGCCGTGCGCGCAAACTCCGCCACACTCCAGGCCTGGCTGAAGGTCCCGGTGGGCTGCAGGCCCCCGTCCGCCCGGGGCAGGGGATCCAGGTTCTCGCTCAGGCTGCCCCGGCAGCCCAGCTCCAGCAGTTGAGCGGTCAGGTTGCGGCTCAGCTCCCAGGCGCTGTCGGCAGCCCCCGTCCGAACCAGTGCCGTCACCGCAAAGCCGGCGTTCCAGTGCCAGATCGCCCCGTTATGATACGCCGCATCCTTGTGATACTCCGGGCGGTTGTCGTGATAGGGGTGGAACCAGCTGCGCCCCCGCGCATCGCGGTGGTCGGGGCTCAGCGACAGTACCCCCCAGGGCAGCACCAGCGCCGGCACCGCCGATTCCACCACCGCCTGTTCAACCCCGGGCGGGGCGGGGCGGTCGTGCAGCGGCAGGCTCAGCAGCATCAGCTGGTTGGGACGCATCGTCCAGTCCGGGCTGTCATCCGGCCGCAGCCGATCGGCCAGCCGCTGCCGGGTCGGGTCCCAGAAACGCTGCAGCAGGTTGCCGGCCAGGTGTTCCGCTGCCGCCTGCCAGCTGTCGCGCTGCACCTGCCGGCCGGTGATGGCGGCCACCTCGACCGCCGCCAGCAGGGCGGTATGCCACAATACCTGTATCTCGATCGCCCGGCTGCCGCGCCCCGACCACGGCAGCAGCCCCTGCGCATCGGCATCCGGGCGGGTAACCGCCGGGCGATCGCCGGGATCGAACTTGGCATCCATCCAGGTGTCGGCGGCATCGTGGGTCAGAAACCCCTCGTCATCCACCCAGTAGCGCAGGGCACCCTCGATCGCTCGCTCGACAGTCGGGTACATCCGCTGCGCAAAGCGATGGTCGCCGGTGTAGTCCAGATACTCGCGGATCTCGCGCAGCAGCCACGGGGTCCCGTCGGTGGTGTTGTAGATCGCCGTTTCCGGGGTGGTCACCCGGTTCGGTACCCGACCGTAGCAGCGGCTGTCGGGGTCGGTACACTGCAGCTCGGCAAAGCTCTCGATTACCTCCCGCGCCTCGGCAAAGCGCCCGGTTACCAGCAAGGCCCCCGGCAGGGTGATAAAGGTATCACGCCCCCAGTAGTCCTTGAACCATGGCAGCCCGGCCCAGATCCCGGTGCCGAACTCGCGCACCACCATGCTGTCGGCTGCGACTGCTGCCCAGTGCACCGCCCGGCTGTAGTCCGGCTGCTCGTCGCACCAGAACCAGCTGCGGGTCAGAAGCTCATGCCGCACCACCTGCTCATGCGCGATCGGATCAACCCGGAAGAGCTCGCGCACAGTGGTCAGCGCCTCCTGCAGCGTGCTGCCAAAGCCCAGCGAGACCGTCAGGCTGGTGCAGGACCCGGTGCTGGTCAGCCAGTGCTGAACTTCGTCCCCGGGTGACGGCCGACCATCGGGATCGGCGACGGCAGGTGCCACCTGGCAGTCGCTGTCGGCCATGGCAGCTGCCCACCCGGGGCAGGCCTCGGCCGGCGGGCGGTCGGCAAACACCCCCGGCTGCCCGGCGGGCTCGGAAAACCCCGCCAGCGGCAGGATCAGGGCCGCCCCGCCGCTATCATCGGCAGCAGCGAGATCTGCGGCGGTGCCGCCCTCGATGACTGCCTGTACCCCCAGCCGGGAGCCCCGCGGCACCGAGAGCCGCAGGCTCACCCCCCGCCGATCGCGATGGATTGCCAGCCGCGCGCTGCAGCCGTTCGGCCACTGAGCGACCCAACCGTCCGGCAGAATGGCGAATCCGGCAGCGGCTGCTGCCAGCTCGATGCCATCAACCCGGAACCGGGGGTAGCGAAAGCGGTAGCCGCTGCGGTGACGGTAGGCGGACCCGGCAATCTCCGGCCCGACCCGCCCATCGTAGTAGCCGTCCAGCCCGTCGCCGGCTACAAATGCTGCCGACTCCCCGGCAGCAACCGGGATCTGCAGCCGCTGGTACCACTCCTGTGGTGGCGGCACCATCTCGCGCTCTGTCGGGGGCGGTGCCGCCGCCGGACGGCTGCCGGAAAGCAGCCGGAAATTCTCTGTACACATGGCACCAGTTTACTGGAAAGACTGGCGCCGGTCAGGCGGCACGGCTATACTTGCTGCATGAATCGTATAAAGTGTGTGCTGAT comes from the Spirochaeta africana DSM 8902 genome and includes:
- a CDS encoding amylo-alpha-1,6-glucosidase, with translation MCTENFRLLSGSRPAAAPPPTEREMVPPPQEWYQRLQIPVAAGESAAFVAGDGLDGYYDGRVGPEIAGSAYRHRSGYRFRYPRFRVDGIELAAAAAGFAILPDGWVAQWPNGCSARLAIHRDRRGVSLRLSVPRGSRLGVQAVIEGGTAADLAAADDSGGAALILPLAGFSEPAGQPGVFADRPPAEACPGWAAAMADSDCQVAPAVADPDGRPSPGDEVQHWLTSTGSCTSLTVSLGFGSTLQEALTTVRELFRVDPIAHEQVVRHELLTRSWFWCDEQPDYSRAVHWAAVAADSMVVREFGTGIWAGLPWFKDYWGRDTFITLPGALLVTGRFAEAREVIESFAELQCTDPDSRCYGRVPNRVTTPETAIYNTTDGTPWLLREIREYLDYTGDHRFAQRMYPTVERAIEGALRYWVDDEGFLTHDAADTWMDAKFDPGDRPAVTRPDADAQGLLPWSGRGSRAIEIQVLWHTALLAAVEVAAITGRQVQRDSWQAAAEHLAGNLLQRFWDPTRQRLADRLRPDDSPDWTMRPNQLMLLSLPLHDRPAPPGVEQAVVESAVPALVLPWGVLSLSPDHRDARGRSWFHPYHDNRPEYHKDAAYHNGAIWHWNAGFAVTALVRTGAADSAWELSRNLTAQLLELGCRGSLSENLDPLPRADGGLQPTGTFSQAWSVAEFARTAYQDYAGMRPDLLHGRVALYLGAPTTWREYQAGYAIGTAEHGGAGRLLVRYARAPRQSGGEEAMQLELRLCGYNAAVCVSIFIQKKTGAERAAEVTLEPEQAVQCTVAMPGSAKVPLAGPLARTGYDVLQGRDVLEGIIRRGEDLEAVEE